The following proteins come from a genomic window of Oricola thermophila:
- a CDS encoding acyclic terpene utilization AtuA family protein — MQSLRVICPNGHLGFAPLKTESFRIGVDAGVDYIAADSGSDDIGPVPLGSDTCASPRAWQEHDLEVMLLAARRINKPMIIGSAGDTGSNSRVDMYVQIIRDLARKHDLPAFRLGWFYSEVDKDLVRSKIRGGSAIAGLDGRPDLDEAELDATSRIVALAGVHPYRKLLAEGCDVIIGGRSSDSAIFAAAALHEGFPEAQAYYLGKVLECASFCAEPYGGKETVLGEITPDYVEVTAMSPAQSCTVASVAGHAMYERSNPFEEFVAGGRLDMANCNYEQVSAKTTRVTGMRFDPAQEFRVKLEGSGRVGERFVGIAAIRDPYTIANVDKVIDWAREQARERFGKTGWELHYNVFGRNGVMGDMEPFKDKPAHEVCILVQGVAPTRELAEELTITGTRQLFYARLADVKGTAGGVAFPLDEVMPASPAYRWTINHTMAVDNPLELFPTHSEMVG, encoded by the coding sequence ATGCAATCGTTAAGAGTAATATGTCCGAACGGGCATCTCGGCTTCGCGCCATTGAAGACGGAGAGTTTCCGGATCGGTGTCGATGCCGGTGTGGATTACATCGCAGCCGATTCCGGCAGCGATGATATTGGCCCGGTGCCGCTTGGCAGTGACACATGTGCCAGTCCGCGTGCTTGGCAGGAACACGACCTCGAAGTCATGCTTCTGGCTGCACGACGTATCAACAAGCCGATGATAATAGGGTCGGCCGGCGATACCGGGTCGAACAGTCGCGTCGACATGTACGTTCAGATCATCCGCGATCTGGCACGAAAGCACGATTTGCCGGCGTTCAGGCTCGGCTGGTTCTACTCTGAAGTCGACAAGGATCTGGTACGCAGCAAAATCCGTGGCGGCTCAGCAATCGCCGGCCTTGATGGACGACCGGACCTCGACGAAGCTGAACTTGACGCTACCAGCCGAATTGTTGCGTTGGCCGGTGTGCATCCATACCGGAAGCTTCTTGCGGAAGGCTGTGATGTGATCATCGGCGGTCGTTCATCCGATAGTGCAATTTTTGCTGCGGCGGCTCTCCACGAGGGCTTTCCTGAGGCGCAAGCCTACTATCTCGGCAAGGTTCTCGAATGTGCCTCGTTCTGTGCGGAACCTTACGGGGGTAAGGAAACCGTACTCGGCGAGATCACGCCCGACTATGTTGAAGTTACGGCGATGAGCCCCGCGCAGTCCTGCACGGTGGCTTCAGTTGCCGGACACGCCATGTACGAACGCTCTAACCCGTTCGAGGAATTCGTCGCCGGCGGTAGGCTGGACATGGCCAACTGCAACTACGAACAGGTATCGGCAAAGACCACCCGGGTGACCGGAATGCGCTTCGATCCTGCCCAAGAATTTCGGGTCAAGTTGGAAGGGTCAGGCAGGGTCGGTGAGCGCTTTGTCGGCATTGCTGCAATACGCGACCCCTACACGATCGCGAATGTCGACAAGGTCATTGATTGGGCGCGTGAACAGGCGCGGGAGAGATTCGGCAAGACTGGCTGGGAACTTCACTATAATGTTTTTGGCCGTAACGGCGTTATGGGTGACATGGAGCCGTTCAAGGATAAGCCGGCGCACGAAGTCTGCATCCTGGTGCAGGGCGTCGCACCGACGCGCGAACTGGCGGAAGAGCTGACGATTACGGGGACGCGGCAGTTGTTCTATGCCCGTCTTGCCGACGTCAAGGGGACCGCGGGCGGTGTCGCCTTCCCGCTTGATGAGGTCATGCCCGCAAGCCCCGCATATCGGTGGACCATCAACCATACGATGGCCGTGGATAATCCGCTCGAACTTTTCCCGACACACTCCGAGATGGTTGGTTGA
- a CDS encoding ABC transporter ATP-binding protein, protein MKRETVPLLQVEKLSKTYLGRSTLLDRITGAVPPTVRAVNDVSFSVERGEILGLIGESGCGKSTLGRSILRLHEPTSGKVRFDGTEVTALGADDLKVLRRRMQIIFQDPYASLNPRRTVAEIVGLPLSLHRIVTNRSQERELVVEMLEKVGLKSSHLDRYPHQFSGGQRQRIGIARALVSNPEFIICDEPVSALDVSIQAQIIQLLLDLKRDMGLTYVFISHDISVIGYLSSRVAVMYLGEIVELGPVESVLTRPRHPYTQSLMSAVPEVDAPGKLKRVRLTGDLPTPLNPPSGCKFHTRCPLAIKRCSQETPVTEMLEPDHRVACHRAREAVSVLEKV, encoded by the coding sequence ATGAAACGCGAAACTGTTCCTCTTCTTCAGGTCGAGAAACTGAGCAAGACATATCTTGGCCGTTCTACTCTTTTGGACCGTATCACCGGTGCTGTGCCTCCGACTGTGAGAGCAGTGAATGACGTGTCGTTCTCGGTCGAACGTGGGGAAATTTTGGGCCTGATTGGCGAAAGCGGTTGCGGCAAATCCACTCTGGGCCGATCGATCCTGCGTCTACATGAGCCGACATCGGGCAAGGTTCGGTTTGATGGCACGGAAGTAACCGCGCTTGGTGCCGATGATTTGAAAGTGTTGCGTCGGCGTATGCAAATTATCTTTCAAGATCCCTATGCCTCGCTCAATCCGCGCCGCACCGTTGCCGAGATAGTTGGCTTGCCCCTATCCCTGCACCGGATTGTCACGAATCGTTCGCAAGAACGCGAGCTCGTTGTCGAGATGCTGGAGAAGGTTGGCCTGAAATCTAGCCACCTCGATCGGTATCCTCACCAGTTTTCCGGTGGGCAGCGTCAGCGCATCGGCATTGCACGGGCTTTGGTCAGCAATCCGGAGTTTATAATCTGTGATGAGCCTGTCTCTGCACTGGATGTGTCCATCCAGGCTCAGATCATACAGCTTCTCCTCGACCTGAAGCGGGATATGGGACTTACCTATGTTTTCATATCGCATGACATCTCCGTTATCGGTTACTTGTCGAGTCGCGTGGCAGTCATGTACCTTGGCGAGATCGTGGAATTGGGGCCGGTGGAATCCGTGCTGACACGGCCGCGCCATCCGTATACGCAGAGTCTGATGTCGGCCGTTCCGGAAGTCGATGCACCGGGCAAACTCAAACGCGTACGGCTAACCGGCGACCTACCGACACCACTTAATCCGCCGTCAGGCTGCAAGTTTCACACACGCTGTCCGTTGGCAATAAAACGTTGCAGCCAAGAGACACCGGTGACCGAGATGCTCGAGCCCGATCATCGCGTCGCATGTCATCGCGCTCGCGAAGCTGTTTCCGTGTTGGAGAAGGTTTGA
- a CDS encoding C45 family autoproteolytic acyltransferase/hydolase, translating into MSVSGVADGQPIVMDGDAWLRGARQAAASGANRDQVVSATVGRVEQARADGLIDDRARIYLAAQKQFAEEHDPHSMAELSGIADGFGIAFDDLFAHLHLGMLRDIAQGAVLDGDGCSAVAVGDTADGPLVAKNRDFSGAHLGIQKVFRHSGPDISSGAIVAVGSLGSPCAYSSGMNASGLLLADTQVGVRAHRVGWLRYFLMNRILATCSNVDEAVAFIRSVQHAGGGTLVIADHTGAVAAIELGANAVAVERGVIARRTNHFISNDLCSETLNAEDDRNLANSRKRLDYLDHVLPSMALTVANLMTVLARHEEDAPQSAPICQHACDDGSQTISSAVYSWSERCLYFHEGNPCLGNWKRYAL; encoded by the coding sequence ATGTCTGTATCAGGAGTGGCGGATGGTCAGCCAATCGTCATGGATGGCGACGCATGGCTGCGCGGTGCGCGGCAGGCGGCCGCGTCGGGTGCAAATAGGGATCAGGTTGTAAGCGCGACAGTTGGCCGCGTAGAGCAGGCGCGCGCCGACGGCCTCATTGATGACCGCGCTCGGATTTATCTCGCCGCGCAAAAACAGTTTGCGGAGGAACATGACCCCCATTCGATGGCGGAGTTAAGCGGTATCGCCGACGGGTTCGGTATCGCTTTCGATGACCTGTTTGCGCATCTTCACCTTGGCATGCTTAGAGACATCGCCCAAGGTGCCGTGCTTGACGGGGACGGCTGTAGCGCGGTTGCCGTCGGCGACACGGCGGACGGACCGCTGGTGGCAAAAAACCGGGATTTCTCAGGTGCGCACCTCGGAATTCAGAAAGTGTTTCGGCATTCCGGCCCTGATATCTCGAGCGGTGCCATTGTTGCCGTCGGAAGTCTCGGCAGTCCGTGCGCTTACTCCAGTGGCATGAACGCATCTGGCCTGTTGCTGGCAGATACTCAGGTGGGGGTTCGCGCACATCGCGTTGGCTGGTTGCGCTATTTCCTGATGAACCGGATACTGGCGACGTGTAGCAACGTGGACGAGGCTGTTGCGTTCATTCGTTCGGTGCAGCATGCGGGTGGTGGGACCCTCGTGATCGCCGATCATACCGGTGCGGTTGCGGCGATCGAACTTGGTGCGAATGCTGTGGCCGTGGAGCGAGGCGTTATAGCGCGGCGGACCAACCATTTCATTTCCAACGATTTGTGTTCTGAGACGCTCAACGCGGAAGACGATAGGAACTTGGCGAATTCGCGCAAGCGGCTCGACTATCTGGACCATGTGCTTCCAAGTATGGCTTTGACGGTTGCAAACCTCATGACGGTGCTGGCTCGCCATGAGGAAGACGCGCCGCAATCCGCGCCGATCTGTCAGCATGCCTGCGACGACGGCTCGCAGACAATTTCTTCGGCGGTTTATTCCTGGAGTGAACGGTGTCTATATTTTCATGAAGGCAATCCGTGCCTCGGCAACTGGAAGCGTTACGCCTTGTGA
- a CDS encoding ABC transporter permease: protein MSAVLSDAVAVPAEAGISIFRRNLNSFAANKLAMASATIVLVFVAMAVFAPLIAPHDPNETDLFRRLQPPAWHEGGDWSYVLGCDALGRDILSRIIYGSRISIFIGVAVITVATTIGIVAGLAAGYFRGWIDVAISRLVDILLGFPYLIFAIGLMAMMGPGLINIVLALAYKEWVIPCRVVRGETLATRDLEYVEAARAIGASSGHIMAREILPNILSPVIVVSTIRMAHVIILEASLSFLGLGVQPPTASWGSMVSDGRAFILDAWWVSTFPGIAILVLVLAINVASQGLRDAFDPRFHE from the coding sequence GTGAGCGCTGTTCTTTCCGACGCCGTTGCGGTGCCTGCCGAGGCCGGCATCTCGATCTTTCGTCGTAATCTCAATAGCTTTGCCGCCAACAAACTGGCCATGGCTAGTGCGACAATTGTGCTGGTGTTCGTTGCTATGGCAGTATTCGCGCCGTTGATCGCGCCGCACGATCCGAACGAAACCGATCTATTCCGACGGTTGCAGCCACCGGCTTGGCACGAGGGAGGGGACTGGTCCTACGTGCTGGGCTGTGATGCGCTGGGGCGTGATATCCTCTCCCGTATCATCTACGGCAGTCGTATATCGATATTCATTGGTGTGGCGGTGATAACGGTGGCTACCACCATTGGTATCGTCGCCGGGCTGGCTGCGGGTTATTTCCGCGGCTGGATCGATGTTGCGATTTCCCGTTTGGTCGACATTCTTCTTGGTTTCCCCTACCTGATTTTCGCGATCGGCCTGATGGCGATGATGGGACCTGGCTTGATCAACATCGTCTTGGCATTGGCCTACAAGGAGTGGGTCATACCTTGCCGCGTCGTCCGTGGGGAAACGCTGGCAACTCGTGATCTCGAATACGTAGAGGCTGCGCGCGCAATAGGGGCTTCGTCTGGCCATATCATGGCTCGCGAAATTCTGCCCAATATTCTGTCGCCTGTCATTGTTGTCTCTACCATTCGCATGGCGCACGTCATCATCCTGGAGGCAAGCCTGTCATTTCTTGGCCTTGGCGTTCAGCCGCCGACCGCATCCTGGGGGTCGATGGTCTCGGATGGTCGAGCCTTCATTCTCGATGCCTGGTGGGTTTCGACATTCCCCGGAATTGCCATCCTCGTGCTGGTGCTTGCGATTAATGTCGCCAGTCAGGGCCTGCGAGACGCGTTCGACCCGAGGTTCCACGAATGA
- a CDS encoding NAD(P)/FAD-dependent oxidoreductase has product MYVDTIVLGAGIVGVSAAIHLARRDRSVLLIDIREAGEGTSKGNAGLIQREGVLPHAFPQKIWQILKYGLNTSRDMRYHLRDIPPLIPYLVRYWWHSRPKNYQAIVRDYAQFISHSVSEHALLVEKACAQHLIVRNGWLEAYRSDEALTKAYAEADWLRSEYEIASSRVEAAELRMIEPSLKIDFAGAIRWTDPWTVKNPLELTRAYFAYFRKLGGQYLQGDAHTLTCGPDGRWSVMTCSGVVSARDAVVALGPWSTDLVRMLGYRFPIAVQRGYSIHYRPEEDAPLQNWFADREMAFLLAPMTNGIRLTTGSEFARRDAAKSPVQLDVAEKTARETVRFGERVDTEPWLGARPCTADMLPIIGPAPRHRGLWFAFGHAHHGLTLGPATGRLIAEMIVGEETFTNAEPFSARRFRSL; this is encoded by the coding sequence ATGTATGTCGACACGATCGTTCTGGGAGCGGGAATAGTCGGTGTCAGCGCCGCCATCCATCTGGCACGGCGTGACCGGTCTGTTCTTCTTATTGATATCCGGGAAGCAGGCGAGGGAACATCGAAAGGCAATGCTGGATTGATACAGCGTGAGGGGGTCCTTCCGCATGCGTTCCCCCAGAAAATCTGGCAAATCCTGAAATATGGGCTGAATACCAGCCGTGACATGCGGTACCATCTGCGTGATATCCCTCCGCTCATTCCGTACTTGGTTCGCTACTGGTGGCATTCGCGCCCCAAGAATTACCAAGCCATCGTGCGTGACTATGCGCAGTTCATTTCGCATTCGGTTTCGGAGCACGCCTTGCTTGTCGAGAAAGCGTGCGCGCAGCATCTGATCGTCAGGAACGGTTGGCTCGAGGCATACCGAAGTGACGAGGCACTAACAAAAGCATATGCCGAAGCCGATTGGTTGAGGAGCGAATACGAGATTGCAAGCAGCAGAGTCGAAGCCGCCGAGCTCAGAATGATTGAGCCAAGTCTGAAGATCGACTTTGCAGGGGCAATCCGTTGGACGGATCCTTGGACCGTCAAAAATCCGTTGGAACTGACGAGAGCCTATTTCGCGTATTTTCGGAAGCTGGGTGGACAATATTTGCAGGGTGATGCTCATACACTGACCTGCGGCCCGGACGGGCGGTGGAGCGTCATGACCTGTAGCGGCGTTGTGTCCGCCCGTGATGCAGTTGTAGCTCTCGGTCCGTGGTCTACGGATCTGGTGAGAATGCTTGGGTATCGCTTCCCGATCGCAGTGCAGCGAGGGTATTCGATTCACTACCGGCCTGAAGAAGATGCACCCTTGCAGAATTGGTTTGCAGACCGGGAAATGGCCTTTCTGCTTGCGCCCATGACGAATGGTATCCGGCTGACAACTGGTTCGGAATTCGCACGGAGAGATGCGGCAAAATCGCCTGTACAGCTTGACGTCGCCGAGAAGACTGCACGGGAAACGGTTAGATTTGGCGAGCGCGTGGATACGGAACCTTGGCTCGGCGCGCGTCCGTGTACGGCAGACATGCTACCGATCATAGGCCCTGCACCTCGTCACCGGGGACTATGGTTCGCATTCGGACACGCGCATCATGGTTTGACCTTGGGGCCCGCGACCGGGCGCCTGATCGCCGAAATGATTGTCGGCGAGGAGACGTTTACAAACGCAGAACCATTCTCTGCGCGTCGGTTTCGCTCTCTGTAA
- a CDS encoding acyl-CoA dehydrogenase gives MSNVTAPELGSFSWEDPFRLDSQLSDEERMLRDGAHAFAQDRLQPRVIEAFANETVDPSIFAEMGEMGLLGVTVPEQYGGAGASYVAYGLIAREVERVDSGYRSMMSVQSSLVMYPIHAYGSEEQRRKYLPKLASGEWIGCFGLTEPDAGSDPGSMKTTARKGDGGYVLNGSKMWISNAPIADVFVVWAKSEAHGGKIRGFVLEKGLKGLSAPKIAGKLSLRTSVTGEIVLDNVEVGEDALLPGVEGLKGPFGCLNRARYGIAWGAMGAAEFCWHAARQYGLDRRQFGKPLAQTQLFQKKLADMQTEIALGLQAALRVGRLMDEGNAAPEMISLIKRNNCGKALDIARMARDMHGGNGISEEFQVFRHMANLETVNTYEGTHDVHALILGRAQTGLQAFF, from the coding sequence ATGAGTAATGTCACCGCGCCGGAACTCGGCTCGTTTTCCTGGGAGGATCCTTTTCGCCTCGACAGCCAGCTGAGCGACGAGGAGCGCATGCTGCGCGACGGCGCGCATGCCTTCGCGCAGGACAGGCTGCAACCGCGCGTCATCGAGGCATTCGCCAACGAGACGGTGGATCCCTCGATCTTCGCCGAGATGGGAGAGATGGGCCTGCTCGGCGTCACCGTGCCGGAGCAATATGGCGGTGCCGGCGCGAGCTATGTTGCCTACGGCCTGATCGCCCGCGAGGTCGAGCGTGTCGATTCCGGCTACCGCTCCATGATGAGCGTGCAATCCTCGCTGGTCATGTACCCGATCCACGCCTACGGCTCGGAGGAGCAGCGCCGGAAATACCTGCCGAAGCTCGCCTCGGGCGAGTGGATCGGCTGCTTCGGCCTGACCGAGCCGGATGCCGGCTCCGATCCCGGTTCCATGAAGACCACGGCGCGCAAGGGCGACGGCGGCTACGTGCTGAACGGCTCCAAGATGTGGATATCCAACGCGCCGATCGCCGACGTCTTCGTCGTCTGGGCGAAGTCGGAGGCCCATGGCGGCAAGATCCGCGGCTTCGTGCTGGAAAAGGGCCTGAAGGGCCTGTCGGCGCCGAAGATCGCCGGCAAGCTTTCCCTGCGCACCTCGGTGACGGGCGAGATCGTGCTGGACAATGTCGAGGTGGGCGAGGATGCGCTCCTGCCGGGCGTGGAGGGGCTGAAGGGCCCGTTCGGCTGCCTCAACCGGGCGCGCTACGGGATCGCCTGGGGCGCGATGGGCGCGGCGGAGTTCTGCTGGCACGCGGCGCGCCAATACGGCCTAGACCGCAGGCAGTTCGGCAAGCCGCTGGCGCAGACGCAGTTGTTCCAGAAAAAGCTCGCGGACATGCAGACGGAGATCGCGCTGGGCCTGCAGGCGGCGCTGCGCGTCGGCCGGCTGATGGACGAGGGCAATGCGGCGCCGGAGATGATCTCGCTCATCAAGCGGAACAATTGCGGCAAGGCGCTCGACATCGCGCGCATGGCGCGCGACATGCACGGCGGCAACGGCATTTCCGAGGAGTTCCAGGTGTTCCGCCACATGGCGAACCTCGAGACGGTCAACACCTACGAGGGCACGCATGACGTGCACGCCCTGATCCTCGGACGGGCGCAGACCGGGTTGCAGGCGTTCTTCTGA
- a CDS encoding sigma-54 interaction domain-containing protein has translation MAGYQDDLIGDHPSIDALRALIKRVAKSPAQTVLIYGPTGTGKGMVARMLHRLSKRAAKQFVDVNCAAIPSSLLESELFGHEKGAFTGAVERKVGLLEAANHGTIFLDEIRELEPMLQAKLLSLLDTHEFRRVGAVKSTSVDVRFIAATNKVLLSEVLAGNFREDLYYRLQVVAINIPALKDRGRDVLTLSDYFISKYNKRYGRNIVGLADETADIFLKYPWPGNVRELENLLERIFILEDDDIVLPHHLPDRIIRTVRACSSSVSPALVKDGDDVDFELGFHAATEKYQRRLIEQALAASRNNLKDTAARLKISRHALRHQMIKLGMMSA, from the coding sequence ATGGCGGGCTATCAAGACGACCTGATTGGTGATCATCCCTCGATTGATGCTTTGCGCGCCTTGATCAAACGTGTAGCCAAAAGTCCGGCACAAACCGTTTTGATCTATGGTCCGACCGGTACAGGCAAGGGGATGGTGGCGCGTATGCTTCACCGGCTATCGAAGCGTGCTGCCAAGCAGTTTGTTGACGTGAATTGTGCCGCGATCCCATCTAGCCTGCTGGAATCGGAGCTGTTTGGCCATGAGAAAGGTGCATTTACCGGTGCCGTGGAACGCAAGGTAGGCCTTCTTGAGGCGGCCAATCACGGTACCATTTTTCTGGATGAAATCCGCGAACTGGAACCGATGTTGCAGGCAAAATTGCTCAGCCTGCTGGACACGCATGAATTTCGCCGTGTCGGGGCAGTCAAGTCAACTTCGGTCGATGTGCGATTTATCGCGGCCACTAACAAGGTTCTGCTGTCTGAGGTTCTGGCCGGGAACTTCCGGGAGGATCTTTATTATAGGTTGCAGGTTGTAGCCATCAACATCCCGGCATTGAAGGATCGTGGCCGCGATGTGTTGACGTTGTCAGACTACTTTATCTCGAAATACAACAAACGCTATGGCCGCAATATCGTTGGGTTGGCCGACGAGACCGCCGATATTTTCCTGAAATATCCATGGCCAGGCAATGTCCGGGAACTGGAAAATCTTCTGGAACGCATTTTCATCCTGGAAGACGATGATATTGTGCTTCCGCACCATTTGCCGGATCGGATCATCCGCACAGTTCGTGCGTGCAGTTCCTCCGTATCGCCAGCCTTGGTTAAGGACGGTGACGACGTCGATTTCGAGCTCGGATTTCATGCCGCGACCGAGAAATACCAGCGCCGCCTGATCGAGCAGGCATTGGCCGCTTCGCGCAACAATTTGAAGGATACTGCGGCACGGCTAAAGATCAGCCGCCATGCGCTCCGCCACCAGATGATCAAGCTCGGCATGATGAGTGCGTGA
- a CDS encoding ABC transporter ATP-binding protein, translated as MNTRNDILLEVTGLRTVFDTRDGMVCAVDGVDVTVRRGECVGVVGESGSGKSVTFSSVMGLVRSPGRIDAGTIHFDGRDLRALSARQMRAIRGRDIAMTMQDALTALNPALTVGEQLAEMLVAHDESLPSGRAERRRAIRERSIEMLGLVGIPSAGDRLDQYPHEFSGGMRQRIMIAIALASRPKLLIADEPTTALDVTIQAQVLELISDLRAKLGMSVVLITHDLGVVAEHCDRVMVMYAGQVVEEGPTEAVIRGPQHPYTKGLLGSIPRLSLRGQPIRPIEGQVPDLVGLPPQCRFYSRCGERMENCLRPIGMQDTGTDRQTRCVKVTREQAA; from the coding sequence ATGAATACCAGAAACGACATTCTTTTGGAGGTGACCGGTTTGCGTACGGTCTTCGATACGCGCGATGGCATGGTGTGCGCAGTCGATGGCGTGGATGTCACGGTTCGGCGGGGCGAATGCGTTGGCGTTGTCGGAGAATCGGGGTCGGGCAAAAGTGTCACCTTTTCTTCGGTCATGGGACTGGTGCGATCGCCGGGACGAATTGATGCGGGTACGATCCATTTCGATGGGCGCGACCTGCGGGCATTGTCCGCTCGACAGATGCGCGCCATACGTGGCCGCGACATTGCCATGACGATGCAGGACGCGCTGACGGCCCTCAATCCCGCTCTAACAGTGGGCGAACAGCTCGCCGAGATGCTGGTTGCCCATGACGAGTCGTTGCCATCCGGACGCGCGGAGCGCAGGCGTGCTATTCGCGAGAGGTCAATCGAGATGCTCGGTCTTGTCGGTATTCCGTCGGCCGGCGACAGGCTCGACCAGTATCCGCATGAATTTTCCGGTGGCATGCGTCAGCGCATAATGATCGCCATCGCACTGGCCTCGAGACCCAAGCTGTTGATCGCGGATGAGCCGACTACTGCATTGGATGTGACTATCCAGGCACAAGTTCTGGAACTGATTTCGGATCTTCGGGCCAAGCTTGGAATGAGTGTAGTGCTGATAACGCATGATCTCGGTGTCGTGGCTGAACACTGCGACCGAGTAATGGTGATGTATGCTGGTCAGGTCGTGGAGGAAGGCCCGACGGAGGCCGTGATCCGCGGGCCGCAGCATCCTTACACCAAGGGACTGCTCGGTTCGATCCCGCGCCTGTCGCTGCGCGGCCAGCCGATCCGTCCGATTGAGGGGCAAGTGCCTGATCTGGTCGGCCTGCCGCCGCAATGCCGTTTCTATTCGCGATGCGGTGAACGCATGGAGAACTGCCTTCGACCTATTGGAATGCAGGACACAGGCACGGACCGGCAAACCCGCTGCGTCAAGGTCACAAGGGAGCAGGCAGCATGA
- a CDS encoding ABC transporter permease, translated as MTPGKLVERLLHLIPVLAGVSVIVFLMMTLTPGDPVEIMIGDQNITEEGEAALRRDLGLDKPVFQRFFIFVGNALQGDFGLSFFHRRPVIDVIAERLPATIELSLVALIIALATAIPLGVLAAIRKNSIFDKLATVGSLLGVSLPGFWFGILLLMLFSVHLHLLPVSGRVGFESEVEPITHMLLLDSLLRGRFDAFLDALSHIILPAVTLGLPMTAILMRVTRTSMLEVMRQDYITFAEAKGLNRNRILFRHALKNALIPTVSVAAIETGSLLGGNMIVETVFGWPGLGRLVVESIFLRNYPLVQAAVLFYAVTYVLLNFLADILYTVLNPRVEL; from the coding sequence ATGACGCCGGGAAAGCTCGTTGAGAGGCTTTTGCATCTCATTCCCGTCCTTGCCGGGGTGAGCGTCATCGTCTTTCTTATGATGACACTTACCCCGGGCGATCCCGTCGAGATCATGATAGGCGACCAGAATATCACCGAGGAAGGCGAAGCTGCGTTGCGCCGCGATCTCGGACTGGACAAGCCGGTTTTCCAGCGCTTCTTCATTTTTGTCGGCAATGCCCTTCAAGGTGACTTCGGGCTAAGCTTCTTCCATCGTCGTCCGGTGATCGACGTGATCGCTGAACGGCTCCCGGCAACAATTGAACTTAGCCTTGTAGCGCTGATCATAGCGCTCGCCACCGCTATTCCTCTCGGCGTTTTGGCGGCGATTCGCAAAAATTCTATCTTTGACAAGCTGGCTACTGTGGGGTCGTTGCTTGGCGTCTCATTGCCGGGATTCTGGTTTGGTATCCTGTTATTGATGCTGTTTTCGGTGCATCTGCACTTGTTGCCGGTGTCCGGCCGTGTGGGCTTCGAAAGCGAGGTGGAGCCGATCACGCATATGCTCCTGCTTGATAGCTTGTTGCGCGGCCGCTTCGATGCCTTTCTTGATGCGCTGTCGCATATAATCCTGCCGGCCGTTACACTAGGCTTGCCTATGACCGCGATCCTTATGCGCGTCACGCGTACCTCGATGTTGGAGGTGATGCGTCAGGATTATATCACTTTTGCCGAGGCAAAGGGGCTCAACCGTAATCGTATCCTGTTCCGGCACGCTCTGAAAAACGCGTTGATACCGACGGTTTCCGTTGCGGCGATCGAGACCGGTTCTCTTCTTGGCGGCAACATGATCGTGGAAACGGTGTTTGGTTGGCCTGGCCTCGGCCGCCTCGTCGTGGAAAGCATCTTCCTTCGTAACTATCCGCTCGTGCAGGCTGCAGTGCTATTTTACGCAGTGACCTATGTGTTGCTGAATTTCCTTGCCGACATTCTCTATACCGTACTGAATCCGAGGGTAGAGCTGTGA
- a CDS encoding DUF4387 domain-containing protein gives MKNETRKLSDLAKTIRSKNAGTDKITFDIIFREKETYELVKRAKALTRERVSEVLGIDPSRITDFVMFDPANAIKFTIKRLRPSGYAGDPDIFGAQQYAPFLDIEVDLTV, from the coding sequence ATGAAAAACGAAACCAGAAAATTGTCGGATCTCGCAAAGACAATCCGATCCAAAAATGCCGGTACCGACAAGATCACCTTCGATATCATTTTCCGCGAAAAGGAAACCTATGAGCTGGTGAAGCGCGCCAAGGCGCTGACCCGCGAACGCGTCAGCGAGGTACTCGGAATCGATCCTTCGAGAATTACCGATTTCGTGATGTTTGATCCTGCCAATGCGATCAAATTCACGATCAAACGGCTTCGGCCGAGTGGCTACGCAGGCGATCCAGATATCTTCGGGGCCCAGCAATATGCGCCCTTCCTTGATATTGAAGTGGATCTCACTGTGTAG